Part of the Streptomyces sp. NBC_01353 genome, GACGCGGTCGAGGTAGACGCCGCCCAGCGAGAACTGCTGCTTCCAGCGGGCCACCTCGCCGTCGACGCAGTCGAGCAGCAGATAGAGCTGGACCATGAGCACACCGAGCACGGCGCCCCAGATTCCCGGGATCAGCAGCGCCGGGGCGGCGAGGACGCCCGCGAGCGTCATCACGTACGTGAGCTGGTTCGGCGTGATCCGGGTCTTCACCAGGTGCCGGGTGATCCGCAGCGAGATCTCCCGCATGTACAGGCGGCCCGCCCAGTGTTCGCCGCTCCGCCGGTCCTTCACACCCGCGGGGTGAACGACCGGGCGGAGCTCAGCTACCGATGGCTTTGGCATAGTCGGCGTACGCGTCCCTGATCTGGTCGGTGGACAGGTCGAGGTGCTCGAGGATGGTGTAGCGGCCGGGACGGGTCTGTGGCGCGAAGGTGACGGCCTCGACGAACTCGTCGATGCTGAAGCCCATCTCGCCGGGCGTCACGGGCAGGCCGTGCCGGCGCAGCGTCTCGACCATGCCGAGCGAGCCGTCCGCGGCACCGCGCAGATGCATCGCGAAGGCCGCGCCCAGGCCGCACTGCTCGCCGTGGCTGGCCGCGCGCTGGGGGAAGAGCAGGTCGAAGGCGTGGCTGATCTCGTGGCAGGCGCCCGAGGAGGGGCGGGTGTCGCCGCTGATCGACATGGCGATGCCGGACATCACCAGGCCCTCGGAGAGCGTGACGAGGAAGTCGTCGTCGCCGACGCCGCCGGGGTGGCGGAGCACGGCCTCGCCGGCGCTGCGGGCCATGGCCGCGGCCAGGCCGTCGACCGGCTCACCCGTCTCGCGGTGCGAGAGCTCCCAGTCCGCGATGGCGGAGAGGTTGGAGATCGCGTCGCCGATGCCGGAGCGGACGAAGCGCACCGGGGCGTCCCGGATCACGTCGAGGTCGATGACCAGCGCGATCGGGGTCGGCACACCGTAGGAGCCGCGTCCGTTGTCGTTGTCCAGGGTGGAGACCGGCGAGCAGATGCCGTCGTGCGACAGGTTCGTGGCGATGGCGACCAGCGGCAGGCCGACCCGGGCCGCCGCGTACTTGGTCACATCGATGATCTTGCCGCCGCCGAGGGCCACCACGGCGTCGTACCGCTTGCCGCGCATGGCGTCGGCGAGCTTGACCGCCGCGTCGATCGTGCCGCCGGCGACCGGGTACCAGTCGGCGCCGGGCAGCTCGGGGGCGAACTGCTCACGCAGCTTCAGGCCCGAGCCACCGCTGATCGCCACGGCGATCCGACCGTTGCTGGAGATCCGCTGGTCCGCGAGGAGCGTGGAGAGGTCCTCCAGCGCTCCCCGGCGGATGTCGACGACGACCGGCGAGGGGATGAGCCGGGTCAGTACTGGCACGCGATCTCACGGCCCTTCGCGAGGTCGTCGTGGTTGTCGATCTCGACCCACTTGACGTCGCCGATGGGAGCCACGTCGATGGTGAAGCCGTCGTCGACGAGCTTCTGGTAGCCGTCCTCGTAGTAGAGGTCGGGGTCGCGCTCGAAGGTGGCCTTCAGGGCGTCGGCGAGCGCCTCGGCGGCCTCGGGCTCGATGAGGGTGACACCGATGTACTCGCCCGTGGCGGTGGCCGGGTCCATCAGCTTGGTGATCTTCTGGACGCCCTTGCCCTCGGCGGTGATGACCTTCATCTCCTCGTCGGCGAGGTTCTTCACCGTGTCGAGGGCGAGGATGATCTTCTGGCCGTCGCCGCGCGCGGCGAGCAGCGTCTTCTCGACGGAGACGGGGTGGACGGTGTCGCCGTTGGCGAGGATCACACCGCGCTTGAGGACGTCGCGGGCGCACCACAGGGAGTAGGCGTTGTTCCACTCCTCGGCCTTGTCGTTGTCGATCAGCGTGATCGAGACGCCGTACGTGGCCTCCAGGGCCGCCTTGCGCTCGTACACGGCCTCCTTGCGGTAGCCGACGACGACGGCGACCTCGGTGAGGCCGACCTCCGCGAAGTTCTTCAGCGTCAGGTCGAGGACGGTGGTGTCACCGTCGACAGGCACGAGGGCCTTCGGAAGCGTGTCGGTGTAGGGGCGCAGACGCCTTCCGGCACCGGCTGCCAGTACGAGGCCAATCATGCTGTTTCTCCTTCGTCATGTACGGCAGGTGCTCCGGAGGACACCCAGAAGCGGATGGACTCCACGAGCACCACGAGCGCGACGGTGACCGCCAGGGCGGTGAGCGCCAGGGTGAAGTCGTTGCCACGGCTCGCCAGCAGGGCGGCGAGGACGGTCACCAGCAACGTGCGGCCCTCGTGACCGCCGATGGTGCGCACCAGCCACGTGGGCGGCGCGCCGGTGCCGCCGCGGATGCGGTACACCGTGTCGTAGTGATGGTAGGCGACGGCGGCCACCAGTCCGTAGGCCGCGGGCAAGGCCCCGTTCACTTCGGAGCGGGCCGCGAGGATCAGGATGGTGCCGTACTCGGCGGCCCGGAAGACGGGCGGCACGAGCCAGTCGAGGGCGCCCTTGAGGGGGTGCGCGACGGCGATGGCCGAACAGATGACATAGAACACGGCCGCGACGACCACCTGGGCGCTGCCGAAGTCGTAGGCGGTGGCCGCGGTCAGCAGGGCGACCGCGCCGACGGCGGCGACCACGGGCGGGACCCAGGCGCCCTTGATGTTCGGGCGGCTCGCCGCCAGGAGCTGGGCGAGCGGACCGGAGTCCGCCAGGTCCGCGAGGGCCTGCGCGGCCCGGTCCGTCCGCTTCGCCCTGCGGGTCAGCGAGCGCAGCACCCGGCCGGCGGTGGTGTAGCAGGCGCCGAAGGCGCAGCCGATGATCAGGGCCCAGAAGACGATCCGCGGGGTGGTGACGGCGGTGAGGACCGCGATCATGGCCCAGCGCTCGCCGATCGGCAGGATGATCATCCGGCGGATCCAGACGGTCCAGCCGACGCTGTCCAGGCGGCTGGAGAGGGCCGCGGTGGGGCTCGTGTTGGCCGTGGCGTCGTGGTTGGCCTCGTTGAACGAGAAGTCCACGACATGGCGGCAGGTCATCAGGACCATGGCGCCCAGCGCGAGCGCCCACACGTCGTCGCCGTTCCGCGCGGCCCCGAGGGCGAGGCCCGCGTAGAAGGCGTACTCCTTGGCGCGGTCGAAGGTGGCGTCCAGCCAGGCGCCCATCGTCGAGTACTGCAGGGAGTAACGGGCGAGCTGCCCGTCGGTGCAGTCCAGGACGAAGGAGACCAGGAGCAGGACGCCTGCGGCGATGTAGCCGCCGCGCTCGCCCGTGGCGGCGCAGCCGGCCGCGATCAGGGCCGTGAGCAGCGAGGCGGTGGTGACCTGGTTGGGGGTCAGTCCGCGCCGCGCGCACCAGCGGGCGATGTAGCGCGAGTAGGGGCTGATGAAGAAGGTGGTGAAGAAGCCGTCGTGGGCCTTCACCGCGGAGCGGAGTCGTACGGCCTCGTCGTCGACGTCCGCGACGGCGCCGCGGGCCGTGTGCCGGCTCTCCGCGTCGGCCGGTACGGCGGCCACGAGCGAGCCGAGCTCGGGGCGGTGCACGGCGACGCCGTCGGCGTCGAGCGCGGCGGCGAGGGTGTCGGGCAACGCCTCGCCCTCGGCGACGACGGGCCCGTGGTCGGCTCCCGGCACCGGCGCGGACACGTCGGTCAGCGCGCGGGCGAGCGCCGGTCGGGCCTCGCTCTGCGTGGTGAGCGCGCCGGGCACGGCGGAGGCGGGGAAGCGGGGGTCGGTGAGGCCCAGCCGCAGCGCGTGGAGGTGTCCGACGAAGCGGGGGTCGACGACGGCGACCCTCTCGCCGGCCGGTACGGCGGCGAGCAGTGCGCCGGCGTCACGTGGGTCGGATGCCACCTTGACGTCGAAGCCCAGCGACCGCAGATCGCCGTCGAGCGACGATCCGGGTACCGGCGGACCGGTGAGGATTGCGGTCGACAGGACGAACTCACTCCTTGGAGCTGACGGGCGGGCCGGCAGGGCCCATGACACGGCCCCGGGCACGGCGGTACGGCCCGGCATCGGGCGGCAGCACGTCGGCTGAGGCTATCGGATGAACGAAAGCGGGAGTTCATCGAGGCTTTGCGGTGCGGACTCCCCCGGGCCCACTCGAATCCTCGCGAGCGCGCCCCGTCCTGCGGAGATCATCATGGGCGATCGACCCCCAGCCCCACAAACCGCGCTCCACGGCCGCCCGAAGCGGCTGCCGCACCCCACCCCGAGCTGCGCACATAATCGCAGGTCAGACGATATGACAACGGTGTTCAGTACCGTGTTGCGCATACCCCCCACCCGTAGTTCACTTGCGAATCGGGGACCATCGGGATCACTGACGACACGACCGGGAGGCCTTGTCATGGGGGCTGGACACGACCACGGACACAGCCACGGCGGACCGCCGCCCACGGGGACCGCGGCCGCGGCCTACCGGGGCCGGCTGCGGATCGCGCTGGCGATCACACTGTCCGTGATGGTGATCGAGATCGTCGGCGGCATCGCCGCGAACTCGCTGGCACTGATCGCGGACGCGGCCCACATGGCGACCGACGCGGTCGGCCTGGCGATGGCGCTGCTCGCGATCCACTTCGCCAACCGGCCGCCGACGGAGAACCGCACCTTCGGCTTCGCCCGGGCCGAGATCCTGGCCGCGCTGGCCAACTGTCTGCTGCTGCTCGGCGTCGGCGGCTATGTGCTCTACGAGGCGATCCAGAGGTTCATCGAGCCGGCCGAGACCAGGGGCGGTCTGACGATCGCGTTCGCGCTGATCGGCCTGGTCGCCAACATGATCTCGCTCTCGCTGCTCGTCCGCGGCCAGAAGGAGAGCCTGAACGTACGCGGCGCCTATCTGGAGGTGCTCGCCGACGCCCTCGGCTCGGTGACGGTCCTGATCTCGGCGGGCATCATCCTGGCGACCGGCTGGCAGTACGCCGACCCGATCGCCTCGATCCTTATCGGCCTGATGATCGTGCCGCGCACGATCAAGCTGCTGCGCGAGACCCTCGACGTGCTCCTGGAGTCCGCCCCCAAGGGCGTCGACATGGCGGAGGTACGCGCGCACATCCTGGCGCTGCCGGGCGTCGAGGACGTGCACGATCTGCACGCCTGGACGATCACCTCCGGGATGCCGGTGCTCTCCGCGCACGTGGTGGTGGATCAGGCCGCGCTGGACACGGTGGGCCACGAGAAGATGCTGCACGACCTCCAGGGCTGCCTGGGCTCCCACTTCGACGTGGAGCACTGCACCTTCCAGCTGGAGCCGGCCGGTCACGCCGAGCACGAGGCCAAGCTCTGTCTGTGACTCCCGGCTCCTGCTACCGTTGATCGACAGACGTGAGGTGAGAGAGGAGCTGAGGTTGATGACCGTCGCGATGGAGGCTGCCCAGTGCGGCACCGCCCGGTCCGGCTTCAGCTCCCGGGTCACCGGCTGACCTGATCTCCCGGTTCTTCCGAACCGGTTCGTCACGTCGTCGGCCGGGACCCTCTCACACAAGGGTTTCCCACGTTGTCCGACAACGATCTGTACACCGCCTTCTTCGCCCTGCACCACGGTCTCCCGCGGCAGGGTCCGGGCTCCGACTCCACCACCCGTCGCCTGCTCGCGCTCTCGGCACCGCTCCCCGAGCGGCCCCGCGTGCTCGATCTCGGCTGCGGCCCCGGCCGCTCCGCGCTGCTCCTGGCCGCCGAGGCCGGCGCCGAGGTGACGGCCGTGGACCTGCACGAGCCCTTCCTCGACGAGCTGCGACAGAGCGCCGACGCCCGCGGGCTCGGCGACTCCGTCCGTACGCTCGCCGCCGACATGGGCGCGCTCCCGTTCCCCGACGGATCCTTCGATCTGGTCTGGGCCGAGAGCTCGGCCTACGCCATCGGCTTCGACACCGCGCTGCGCGAGTGGCGCCGCCTCCTGGCTCCCGGCGGGACCCTCGTCCTCACCGAGTGCGAGTGGACGGTGGACGAACCGAGCCAGGAGGCCCGCGCCTTCTGGGACGCGCACTACCCGCTCCGTACCACCGCCGCGAACACCACGGCGGCGACCGAGGCCGGCTATCACGTCCTCGGGGTCGTCTCCCAGCCCGAGAGCGACTGGGACGAGTACTACGGCCCGCTCTCGGCGCGGGCCGATGCCGCCGACCCGGCGGCTCCCGGCATGGCCGAGGCTCTCGTCTCGACCCGCGCGGAGCTCGCCATGCGCCGTGACCACGGCGGCGAGTACGGCTACACCGGCTACGTCCTGCGGCCCGCCGACCCCCGGTGGCGAACGCGGGAGGAGACGGCCGCCGACATTCCGCGCGTACGGGAGATCAACGCGACCGCCTTCGCCACCGCGGACGAGGCCGCTCTGGTCGACGCCCTGCGGGAGGACGCCGGCGCCTGGCTGCCCGGCCTCTCGTACGTCGCCGAGACGTCCGAGGGCACGGTGGCGGGATACGCGCTCGTCACCCGCTGCCACGTCGGCGGCGCTCCCGCTGCCGCGCTCGCTCCGGTCGCCGTCGATCCGGCGTTCCAGCGGCAGGGTGCCGGAGAGGCCGTGGTCCGGGCCGTGCTCGACGCGGCGCGGCTGCGCGGGGAGCGACTCGTGCTGGTGCTCGGTCACCCGGAGTACTACCCGCGATTCGGCTTCGTACGGGCGTCCGAGTATGGGATCAAGCCAGGTTTCGAGGTTCCGGACGAAGCCATGATGGCCCTGGTCATCGACGGTTCCGCCCCGGTCACCCGGGGCATGATCCATTATCCGACGGCCTTCGGCGTCTGACGCGTCGCCCGCTCCCGCCGCACCGGGTGTACTCCGGTGTGGTGGGAGCGGGCCATGTCCGGCCTCCGAAGTACGGACAAGCCGCTTTTGTGCGGCAGACTGAGGGGGCCCCACCGGGCCGAGGATCGAAGCGAAGGATGGGTATGCCGACCACACCAGCCACCGCGGAACACAGCTCGCCGAACGGCGTCACTTCGGGCGGTGTCCCGGCGTCGATCATGCTCGAGCTGGTCGACGAGGACGGCACCACCATCGGTACGGCCGAGAAGCTCGCCGCACACCAGGCGCCCGGGCAGCTGCACCGCGCCTTCTCCGTCTTCCTGTTCGACGAGTCCGGCCGGCTGCTGCTCCAGCGCCGCGCGCTGGGCAAGTACCACTCCCCCGGTGTCTGGTCGAACACCTGCTGCGGCCACCCGTACCCGGGCGAGGCGCCGTTCGCGGCCGCCGCCCGGCGCACGTACGAGGAGCTGGGCATCTCGCCCTCGCTGCTCGCCGAGGCGGGCACCGTCCGCTACAACCACCCGGACCCGGCGTCGGGCCTGGTGGAGCAGGAGTACAACCACCTCTTCGTCGGCATGGTGCAGGCCGATCTGCGGCCGGACCCGGAGGAGGTCGAGGAGACCGCCTTCGTGTCGGCGGAGGAGCTGGCGAAGCGGCACGCGACCGCGCCGTTCTCCGCCTGGTTCATGACGGTGCTGGACGCGGCGCGTCCGGCCGTCAGGGAGCTGACGGGTCCGTCCGGGGGCTGGTGATCCCGGGCAGGATCGGGGTTCCGGGCGCCGTCGCGGGCGCCCGGGATCCGGTTCCCGGCGCGGCCCCGGGCCCCAGCACCTGCGGTGCCAGGGGCAGGGCGGCCCAGATGATCTTGCCGCCGCTCGCGGTGTGCTCCACGTCGCACGCCCCGCCGGACTCCAGCGCGATCTCCCGCACCAGGAGCAGCCCGCGACCGCCCGTCTGCCCGTAGTCCGCCTCCAGCGCCTTGGGGCGGTACGGATGGTTGTCCTCGACGGACACCCGGATCCACTCCGCGCCGATCGCCACCTCCACCGCCACTTCGGGGGAGAGCAGCGCCGCGTGCTTGACGGCGTTGGTGACCAGCTCCGAGACGATCAGGAGCAGGCCCTGGACCGTGTCGTCGTGGACCGGTACCCCTTGACGGATCAGCAGGTCCCGAACGGCGTGCCGGGCCTGCGGAACGGAGACGTCGACCGCGGGAGCGGTGAAGCGCCAGACCCCTTCGTAGGACGGTGGCCGTGCGGGGACGCTCCCGCGGCTCTCCATAGTCCGGCTCCCACCCTCGTGCTCGATTGTCGCCACGGGATCGAGTCTTGGTAATCCGTAGGTCCGGACCGGCCTACTGACCAGAAGTCGACACTTATCGACCGACTTTTGATCGGGTGAGTATGCCAACGTCAGTTGTTCGACTGCTCCTGATCTTCTTCTGACGGCTTCGGAGGGGACTCCGACGCGGACGGCGAAGAGGCCTGCGGAGGGGCCTGCTCAGGGGCCTGCTCGGAAGCCTGCGGAGAGGCCGCCTCAGGGGCGACCATACTGACGATCCGTCGGTACGGCGTCGTGGGAACCCTGGGCCGTGGGGCGCCTCCTCCTCGCACCCCCTTCCTGACCGTACGGTCGGGGTGCGCGGATAGCATCCGTCGCATGGAGCCGCAGCTTAATGTCAGCGTCGCCGACGGGGTCGCCACCGTCGTCGTCTCGAACCCCGCCAAGCGCAACGCGATGACGGCCGCGATGTGGCGGTCCCTGCCGGGGTTGCTCGCCCCGCTCGCGACCGACGCCGAGGTCCGCGTCCTGGTCCTCACCGGTGACGGCGAGACCTTCTGCGCCGGCGCGGACATCTCGACCTTGCGGGAGCCCGGCGACGAGCAGCAGTCGCTCGCGGTACGGGCCGAGGAGGCGCTCGCCGCCTTCCCCAAGCCGACGCTCGCCGCCGTCCGCGGCTACTGCGTGGGCGGCGGCAGCCAGCTCGCCGCCGCCTGCGACCTGCGGTTCGCCGAGGAGGGGGCGCGGTTCGGCGTCACCCCGTCGAAGCTCGGCATCGTCTATCCCTCCTCCTCGACCCGTCGGCTGACCTCGCTGGTGGGGCCCTCGGCCGCCAAGTACCTGCTCTTCTCGGGCGAGTTGATCGACGCGGAGCGGGCGCTGCGCACCGGCCTGGTGGACGAGGTGCTCCCGGCGGGCGCACTGGACAAGCGGGTGGGCGAGTTCACCCGCGTCCTGGCCTCCCGCTCCCTGCTGACGCAGGCGGCGGCGAAGGAGTTCGCCGACGGTCGCACCGACCGGGACGCGTACTGGGCGGAGGAGGCACGCGGCAGCGGCGACACCGCCGAGGGTGTCGCCGCCTTCCTGGAGCGCCGCGCGCCCCGCTTCACGTACGGGGTCTGAGCCGGGTCCGACCGGCGTCAGCCCTCCTGGGCGAGAACCCTCTCGGCCTGCCCACGCCAGTGCGCGACGATCCCGGCCGGCGCCTTCTCGGGCGAACCCGCGTCGTAGGGCGGCTGCGGGTCGTACTCCGTCAGGAGCTGGATCGTCTGCGCGACCTCGTCTCCGGCGATCCGGCCGACCAGGTGCAGCGCCATGTCGATGCCCGAGGACACCCCGGCGGCGGTGACGTACTTGCCGTCGAGGACGACCCGCTCGCCGGTGGGTTCGACACCGAGCGGCTTCAGCTCGTCGAGCGCGAGCCAGTGGGCGGTGGCCCGGCGGCCCGCGAGTAGGCCCGCGCCGGCGAGGATCAGCGAGCCGGTGCACACGGAGGTCGTCCAGGTGCTGGTTGCGTCGGCCGTGCGGACCCAGGCGAGGATCTCGGGGTCGTGCATCGCTTCACGCGATCCCGGCCCGCCGGGGACCAGCAGGATGTCGGGGGTCGGTACGTCCGCGAGGGTCTTGTCGGCGACGAGGGCGAGGCTTCCCTGGTCGTTGCGGACCGGGCCGGCCTCCTTGGCGACGAAGACGGTCTCGGCTCCGGGGAGCCGGGCGAGCAGCTCGTAGGGGCCGACGGCGTCGAGCGTGGTGAAGCGGTCGTAGAGCAGGACGGCGATCTGCATGGTGTTCCCCTCGGTGGTCGGTGATCGGTGGTCGTGCAGCGGTCGGTTCGGTGCGTGCGTCGTTCGCGTACGCACGTCGGTTCAGTGAGTCGTCGACACGGGTGCGTGGAAGCGGCGCCTGTACTCGGCCGGGGCCGTGTCGAGCGCCTTGACGAAGGCCCGGCGCATGGCCTCGGGGGTGCCGTAGCCGGCCGCGCGGGCGACCTCCTGGACCCCCACGGCCGTCTCCTCCAAGAGCCTGCGCGCGTGTTCGAGCCGGACCTCGTCGACGTACCGGCCGGGAGTCGTGCCGGTCTCCGCCTGGAACGCGCGGGCGAAGTGGCGGGGCGACAGCCGGGCGCGGGCCGCCAGCGCCTCGACGGAGAGGTCCCCTTCGGGGTGCTCGGTGATCCACTGCTGGAGGTCCCGCAGAGGTGCCCGGCGGGCGGTCTGGGCGGCCAGCTGGGCGCTGAACTGGGCCTGGTTGCCCGGGCGGCGCAGAAAGACGACCAGATGGCGGGCGACGGTCAGCGCGATGTCACGGCCCAGGTCCTCCTCCACGAGCGCGAGGGCGAGGTCGATGCCCGCGGTCACGCCGGCCGAGGTGGAGATCCTGCCGTCGCGG contains:
- a CDS encoding iron-containing alcohol dehydrogenase family protein; protein product: MPVLTRLIPSPVVVDIRRGALEDLSTLLADQRISSNGRIAVAISGGSGLKLREQFAPELPGADWYPVAGGTIDAAVKLADAMRGKRYDAVVALGGGKIIDVTKYAAARVGLPLVAIATNLSHDGICSPVSTLDNDNGRGSYGVPTPIALVIDLDVIRDAPVRFVRSGIGDAISNLSAIADWELSHRETGEPVDGLAAAMARSAGEAVLRHPGGVGDDDFLVTLSEGLVMSGIAMSISGDTRPSSGACHEISHAFDLLFPQRAASHGEQCGLGAAFAMHLRGAADGSLGMVETLRRHGLPVTPGEMGFSIDEFVEAVTFAPQTRPGRYTILEHLDLSTDQIRDAYADYAKAIGS
- a CDS encoding phosphocholine cytidylyltransferase family protein, whose amino-acid sequence is MIGLVLAAGAGRRLRPYTDTLPKALVPVDGDTTVLDLTLKNFAEVGLTEVAVVVGYRKEAVYERKAALEATYGVSITLIDNDKAEEWNNAYSLWCARDVLKRGVILANGDTVHPVSVEKTLLAARGDGQKIILALDTVKNLADEEMKVITAEGKGVQKITKLMDPATATGEYIGVTLIEPEAAEALADALKATFERDPDLYYEDGYQKLVDDGFTIDVAPIGDVKWVEIDNHDDLAKGREIACQY
- a CDS encoding DUF5941 domain-containing protein; this translates as MSTAILTGPPVPGSSLDGDLRSLGFDVKVASDPRDAGALLAAVPAGERVAVVDPRFVGHLHALRLGLTDPRFPASAVPGALTTQSEARPALARALTDVSAPVPGADHGPVVAEGEALPDTLAAALDADGVAVHRPELGSLVAAVPADAESRHTARGAVADVDDEAVRLRSAVKAHDGFFTTFFISPYSRYIARWCARRGLTPNQVTTASLLTALIAAGCAATGERGGYIAAGVLLLVSFVLDCTDGQLARYSLQYSTMGAWLDATFDRAKEYAFYAGLALGAARNGDDVWALALGAMVLMTCRHVVDFSFNEANHDATANTSPTAALSSRLDSVGWTVWIRRMIILPIGERWAMIAVLTAVTTPRIVFWALIIGCAFGACYTTAGRVLRSLTRRAKRTDRAAQALADLADSGPLAQLLAASRPNIKGAWVPPVVAAVGAVALLTAATAYDFGSAQVVVAAVFYVICSAIAVAHPLKGALDWLVPPVFRAAEYGTILILAARSEVNGALPAAYGLVAAVAYHHYDTVYRIRGGTGAPPTWLVRTIGGHEGRTLLVTVLAALLASRGNDFTLALTALAVTVALVVLVESIRFWVSSGAPAVHDEGETA
- a CDS encoding cation diffusion facilitator family transporter yields the protein MGAGHDHGHSHGGPPPTGTAAAAYRGRLRIALAITLSVMVIEIVGGIAANSLALIADAAHMATDAVGLAMALLAIHFANRPPTENRTFGFARAEILAALANCLLLLGVGGYVLYEAIQRFIEPAETRGGLTIAFALIGLVANMISLSLLVRGQKESLNVRGAYLEVLADALGSVTVLISAGIILATGWQYADPIASILIGLMIVPRTIKLLRETLDVLLESAPKGVDMAEVRAHILALPGVEDVHDLHAWTITSGMPVLSAHVVVDQAALDTVGHEKMLHDLQGCLGSHFDVEHCTFQLEPAGHAEHEAKLCL
- a CDS encoding bifunctional class I SAM-dependent methyltransferase/N-acetyltransferase, which codes for MSDNDLYTAFFALHHGLPRQGPGSDSTTRRLLALSAPLPERPRVLDLGCGPGRSALLLAAEAGAEVTAVDLHEPFLDELRQSADARGLGDSVRTLAADMGALPFPDGSFDLVWAESSAYAIGFDTALREWRRLLAPGGTLVLTECEWTVDEPSQEARAFWDAHYPLRTTAANTTAATEAGYHVLGVVSQPESDWDEYYGPLSARADAADPAAPGMAEALVSTRAELAMRRDHGGEYGYTGYVLRPADPRWRTREETAADIPRVREINATAFATADEAALVDALREDAGAWLPGLSYVAETSEGTVAGYALVTRCHVGGAPAAALAPVAVDPAFQRQGAGEAVVRAVLDAARLRGERLVLVLGHPEYYPRFGFVRASEYGIKPGFEVPDEAMMALVIDGSAPVTRGMIHYPTAFGV
- the idi gene encoding isopentenyl-diphosphate Delta-isomerase: MPTTPATAEHSSPNGVTSGGVPASIMLELVDEDGTTIGTAEKLAAHQAPGQLHRAFSVFLFDESGRLLLQRRALGKYHSPGVWSNTCCGHPYPGEAPFAAAARRTYEELGISPSLLAEAGTVRYNHPDPASGLVEQEYNHLFVGMVQADLRPDPEEVEETAFVSAEELAKRHATAPFSAWFMTVLDAARPAVRELTGPSGGW
- a CDS encoding enoyl-CoA hydratase-related protein; protein product: MEPQLNVSVADGVATVVVSNPAKRNAMTAAMWRSLPGLLAPLATDAEVRVLVLTGDGETFCAGADISTLREPGDEQQSLAVRAEEALAAFPKPTLAAVRGYCVGGGSQLAAACDLRFAEEGARFGVTPSKLGIVYPSSSTRRLTSLVGPSAAKYLLFSGELIDAERALRTGLVDEVLPAGALDKRVGEFTRVLASRSLLTQAAAKEFADGRTDRDAYWAEEARGSGDTAEGVAAFLERRAPRFTYGV
- a CDS encoding DJ-1/PfpI family protein; the protein is MQIAVLLYDRFTTLDAVGPYELLARLPGAETVFVAKEAGPVRNDQGSLALVADKTLADVPTPDILLVPGGPGSREAMHDPEILAWVRTADATSTWTTSVCTGSLILAGAGLLAGRRATAHWLALDELKPLGVEPTGERVVLDGKYVTAAGVSSGIDMALHLVGRIAGDEVAQTIQLLTEYDPQPPYDAGSPEKAPAGIVAHWRGQAERVLAQEG
- a CDS encoding GlxA family transcriptional regulator, which translates into the protein MTKRPVLVVLFDDVQSLDVTGPVEVFAGAGRAAGGDAAYPIRTASLDGGPVRTQSGLRMLPDTTLADADRPHTLVVPGGEGTRHADPRLIDWLRENAPHAERLVSVCTGALLLAEAGLLDGHRATTHWVACDHLARCYPEVEVEAEPIFVRDGRISTSAGVTAGIDLALALVEEDLGRDIALTVARHLVVFLRRPGNQAQFSAQLAAQTARRAPLRDLQQWITEHPEGDLSVEALAARARLSPRHFARAFQAETGTTPGRYVDEVRLEHARRLLEETAVGVQEVARAAGYGTPEAMRRAFVKALDTAPAEYRRRFHAPVSTTH